The nucleotide sequence CGCCGCCGAACGCGCGGAGCAGCTGCTTCGCCCAGGCGAGGGCGCGCGTTTGGTCGAGCGGGGCCGACCGCTCCGGCGGCTCGACCGCGTACCAGCGGCCGTGGCCGGAGCCGAGCTTCGGGTGCAGCTTCCCGCGCGCGAGCAGGAAGTTGCGGACGGGCGCGAATTGGTCGTTCGCGGCGAGGCCGCGCCAAGCGAGCTCCATGAGGCGCGGCAGCAGCGCCGACGGCGGCTCGCCCAAGTCCGCGGACAGCCGCGTCAGGAACGACGCGCCGCCGCGGCGCAGCCGTTCGAGCAGGGCGGCGTGCGCGTCGTCGAGGGCGGCGGCTTCGCCGGAAGCGAACGCGAGCGCCCCTTCGCGCAGCGCCTCGCCTTCGTCCGCGAGGAAGAAGGCGATCCGCCCTTCGCGCTCGCCGCTCGCGCGGCGGCCGAGCCACGACAGCTCGCCGGAGGCGCACAGCAGGTCGAGATCCTCGGGGCGGAAGCCGGGCAGGCGCGCCGGCAGCACCGCCGTCTCCCACAGCGCCGCCGGCAGGAACAGCCCCTGCAGCGGGGCGAGCGCGGCGCGGAGCGCCTCCGGACCGCGTTCCGGCGACGGGCGGTCGAGCCCGTGGCGCGCGAGCAGCAGCCGCTGCCACCGCGCCGCGGGGACGGGCGCCGCCGCAGAACGGACCGCGCCGAGCGACAGCCGGACGAGCCTCGCGGCGACGTTCCGGCTCGTCCAATACCGCGAGTCGGGCCCTTCGAACGGCGCCGGCTCGATGCGGCCTTCGGCGGCCCACGCCTCGATGCGCGCGGCCGCATCCTCCGGCGGCAGCCCGAACCGTTCGGACAGCTCGTTCGCGTCGAAGGCGATGACGCCGTCGATGTAGCGGAGCAGCACGAACGCCGCGGCGGCCGGGTCGCCGGGGAAGCGCGCGTACGTCTCCAGCTCGTCCCGCGCGATGTAGCGCTCTTCGCCGGCGAGGACCGTCTTGGCGGCCCGGCGTTCCGCGACGAGTGCTTCCGCCCAGCGGACGGCGTCCGGGCCGGCGATCTTCGCGAGCTGCTCCGCCGCGAGGTCGCCGCGCCGCTTCAGCAAGGGGAGCAGGTCGTCCGGCCCCTCGACGTCCCGCCCGCCGCGCGACAGCCGCGCCGCTTCCTGCTCCAGCAGCTCGGGCTCGATGGAGAGCTTGAGCCGCTCCTCGCCGAACTGCGCGGCCGCGAGATCGCGGCTCGTCTCGCGGAGATGGCGGCGCAGCTCCTCGCTCGGCGCGTCGCCCTCGTACAGCATCTGCGCGGCGTAATCGAGCGCGAATTGTGCGGCGAGCGGCGACGGAGCGTCGCCTTCGTGCGAGACGACTTCGATCTCGCCGTCCGCGAGGCGCCGCAGCGCCGTCAGCAGGCCGCCCGCGTCCATCGCTTCCGTCAAACATTCCGTCAGCGCCGCGCCGAACGGCGGAAATTCCGCGGCGAACGGCAGGGCGGCCTTCAAGAGCTCTTCGGCGCGGATGCGCTTTTGCCACGACGGCACGCGGGAGAAGCCGCGATGCAGCAGCAGCGACGTCTCCGCGATGCGCCGGAAGGCGACCGCGAACGCCGCGGATTGCGGCGCGGCGGCCCGCAGCGCCCGCTCCGCCGTCTCCGGCGCGAGGCTCCACAGCAGCGGCAGCGCGCTAGGCTGCCAAGAGCGGAAGACGAGCTCGACGCCGTTGTCCTTCGCGTTCGCGTACGGCGGGTGAGGCAGCGAGTCCTCCCAAACGTGCTGCAGCGCCGTAAGCCACGCCCGGTTGACGCGCCGGCCCCAATAATTGTGGACGATGATATGCGTCTGTCCGGTGACGTCCTCGTATTGCTCCACCACGATGCAGCGATCCGTCGGCATGCGGGAGACGGCGTCCTGCCGGCGGATCAGATCGACGAGCTCCCGAGCGGCGCGCGCGTCGAAGCCGCACTCTTCGGCGAGGTAGTCGCAGACCGCCTCGACCGAGCCGCGGGCGATCCGCTCGCGCAGCTCCCGCACGAACGCCCCGATCCGCTCGCCGAGCGCGAAGCTGCGGCCCCCGGCGTCCCCCCGCCAGAACGGGACTTCGCTGAACCGATTCGCGGTTTCGGTCACGACGACGCGGTCGTGCCGGATCTCGCGAATCATCCACGAATGGGCGCCGAGCCGGAATACGTCCCCGACGCTCGATTCGTGCACGAATTCTTCCTCCAGATCGCCGAGCTGCAGCTTCGATTCGCCGTGCACGACCGGGTAATTGGCGCTCGAGGGAATGGTGCCGGCGCCGGAGAGTGCCGCCATCCGCGCCGCGCTGCGCCCCGTCAGTTCGCCCGTCGCGCGATCCCAATCGAGCAGCGGGCGCGCGAACGGGTAGTACCCCGACAGCATGCGGAGCACGCCTTCGAAGTCGTCCTCGCGCAAATCCCGGTACGGCGCGGCGCGCCGAACGAGCGCGAGCAGCGAAGCCGCGGCGACGCCCGCGCCGCCGGCGGCGACGGCGCCCGCGACGTGCTGGGCAAGCACGTCGAGCGGCGCGCGCGTCATCGCGATCGGCTCGATGTCGCGCGCGCGGATCGCGCGGGCGATCGCCGCCGCTTCGGGCAAGGCGGCGCGGCGGCGGACGACGATGCGCCCGACGCTCGTATCGCCGACGCCGTGCCCGGCGCGGCCGATCCGCTGGATGCCCGCGGCGGCTGTCGGGGGCGGGTCGATCTGCAGCACGACGTCGATATGGCCGACGTCGATGCCGAGCTCGAGCGACGACGTCGCCACGAGGCAGCGCAGCCCGCCGGCCTTCAGCAGCCGTTCGGATTCGAGGCGCTGCTCCCGCGAGACGCTGCCGTGATGCGCCCGGGCGAAGCCGTCGCCGAACCGTTCGTTCAGCCGCAAGACGAGCCGCTCGGACAGCCGCCGGTTGTTCACGAACACGAGCGCCGTCCGCGCCCCGTCCATCAGCTGCATCATCCGGTCCGTCAACGTCTGCCAGACCGCGTCTTTGTCGCTCGCGCCGGCTTTCGGTTCGTCCGGAACGGTCACCTGCACGTCGTACTGCTTGTCCATCGCGCTTTCGATCACGCTCGCGGGCCGCGGAGC is from Paenibacillus sp. and encodes:
- a CDS encoding DEAD/DEAH box helicase, with the protein product MQHPALERFHPVLSAWFRRAFGEPTDVQVRAWDALKDGGHALIAAPTGSGKTLAALLPGLDAIVRAKNAGAPYAPGVRLLYVTPLKALNNDIHHHVVGFASELDALAEAEGIAGWRGVEAAVRTGDTPQSTRASMLRRPPDVLVTTPESLFLLLLSERSRDMLRTVETVIADEIHDLVPSKRGAHLALSLERLAAWTDAHAGREPQRVGVSATQKPLETAARFLAGYDAEGAPRPASVIESAMDKQYDVQVTVPDEPKAGASDKDAVWQTLTDRMMQLMDGARTALVFVNNRRLSERLVLRLNERFGDGFARAHHGSVSREQRLESERLLKAGGLRCLVATSSLELGIDVGHIDVVLQIDPPPTAAAGIQRIGRAGHGVGDTSVGRIVVRRRAALPEAAAIARAIRARDIEPIAMTRAPLDVLAQHVAGAVAAGGAGVAAASLLALVRRAAPYRDLREDDFEGVLRMLSGYYPFARPLLDWDRATGELTGRSAARMAALSGAGTIPSSANYPVVHGESKLQLGDLEEEFVHESSVGDVFRLGAHSWMIREIRHDRVVVTETANRFSEVPFWRGDAGGRSFALGERIGAFVRELRERIARGSVEAVCDYLAEECGFDARAARELVDLIRRQDAVSRMPTDRCIVVEQYEDVTGQTHIIVHNYWGRRVNRAWLTALQHVWEDSLPHPPYANAKDNGVELVFRSWQPSALPLLWSLAPETAERALRAAAPQSAAFAVAFRRIAETSLLLHRGFSRVPSWQKRIRAEELLKAALPFAAEFPPFGAALTECLTEAMDAGGLLTALRRLADGEIEVVSHEGDAPSPLAAQFALDYAAQMLYEGDAPSEELRRHLRETSRDLAAAQFGEERLKLSIEPELLEQEAARLSRGGRDVEGPDDLLPLLKRRGDLAAEQLAKIAGPDAVRWAEALVAERRAAKTVLAGEERYIARDELETYARFPGDPAAAAFVLLRYIDGVIAFDANELSERFGLPPEDAAARIEAWAAEGRIEPAPFEGPDSRYWTSRNVAARLVRLSLGAVRSAAAPVPAARWQRLLLARHGLDRPSPERGPEALRAALAPLQGLFLPAALWETAVLPARLPGFRPEDLDLLCASGELSWLGRRASGEREGRIAFFLADEGEALREGALAFASGEAAALDDAHAALLERLRRGGASFLTRLSADLGEPPSALLPRLMELAWRGLAANDQFAPVRNFLLARGKLHPKLGSGHGRWYAVEPPERSAPLDQTRALAWAKQLLRAFGGVTGAIANAYAPFGWDAALPLFKQLEEWGVAARGLFVEGVPALQFMEPDTIAALRGWEREAEPPAGAVLVSAVDPAVPYGVAVPWPDAPGASFARKSGNYLVFVDGAWTYWLESNGKHIVRIGEGDADGAALLPVLKQLLRRGGLKRIRVETWNGRRAADAALPLLERGAERDRDGLVLWPSQLG